The genome window AGCACCCTCGTGTCCCATCACGACCGGCATGGAAACGGGAATGTCACCTTTCAAGAAGTGGAGGTCGCTGTGACATGTCCCAGCAGCGGTGAGCTTCACCAGTACTTCATTGTCTTGTGGGTCATCAAGGGTAACCTCCTCTACACGCATAGGAGTATTAACCTCATATGATACAGCTGCCTTCATAGTTTGTGCCATCCTTTCTACAGCAATGGAATATGCTATACTAATATTATCTTGGCAACAAATTACCTATACTGTCATCCCGGTTACAAATCTAAAAAGTATCTACAAGGTGACAATGAGGCTACCATGACGGAACAAGAGATATTATAATTGGGAGTCGGCCGCACAGTGCTGGACACAAAGATGGATTGGTCCCTAGACGGATGGCGAGTTTTTCGCCAATCAATCAGTCGATCAGGTGGCGCCGTATAGCGATGGCGGCTGCCTCGGTACGGCTGGTGACACCCATCTTGCGGAGGATACTGGTGACGTGGAACCTCACAGTGGAAGAGCTAATCACCAGCTGTTCCGCTATCTGGGGGTTGCTCTTCCCCTCGGCGACCCTGGTGAGTACTCTGTATTCACTCTCCGTCAGGCGGTATTTCTTCGCCACTGCCGAAGCCGCCAACTCTTCAGCCCATGCTCTTCCGTCCAAAGAGTGCCTACTGATCTTGTGGACTACAACAATGATGCCCTTGACCGTGGGGTTGTGAAGAAGGTTGTTAGCGACCGCATCAACTACACGCCACGTCCCGTCCTTATGCATCACATGGCATTGCGCATGACTACCTGTGTCCTCTCGATTCTGGATCATCTTAGTGAGCCTGCTGGCTACCCTGGGCATATCTTCTGGGTGAATAACCCCGAACGTATCCTTGCCGATAAATTCTCCCGATTCATAGCCCAGAATTCGAGAGATGGACGGGTTCTCGTACAAGACCTCTAGCTCACTGCCTAAGATCACAATTCCATCAGGAGAATTCTCCACAATTGCTCGAAAGAAGTCTTCCTGTCTCCTAGGCAGCTGCTCCTTAAGCCGTGTGCCTTGGTTATCCGATGCTTCTGATTCAGCAATTCGCCGCTGCAATGTTGATGATTCGTGTGCAGGTGTCTCCTCCCCATTCCTGCGGGATCGTATCATCTTTATCATTCCAGTATCTACATGTGCTAGCAGGTCGGACGGCATCTTTTTAGCAAGACCAAACAGCTCATCCGTGTCCGCCTTGTTTACATCAAGCACCTTGGCTAAGGCCAAGATGATCTTCTGCCTCGGTGAGGGTATGACGCCAGTTTCAAGCTTACTTACGTATGTGGAGCTAATGGCTGTCTTTTGTGCCAGTTCTTCTTGAGTCAAGCCTTTGGCTTTCCTCAGTTCCCTTAGTCGTTGCCCAAACATCATAACAGTGCCGCCTGATACTGTACACTAATACTAGGTATTACTGACTTGATTGTCAAGTACTACCAGATGCCTGTAATTACCCATATCTAATAACAATGACTTTACCAACAGTAGCGGGCAACACCCTTTACTCGCATTGGGGTGCTAGTGTCATTTTATGCAGCTGCCTTCATAGTCTATGCTGCCCTTTCTTCAGTACGAATT of Dehalococcoidia bacterium contains these proteins:
- a CDS encoding PAS domain S-box protein, with amino-acid sequence MMFGQRLRELRKAKGLTQEELAQKTAISSTYVSKLETGVIPSPRQKIILALAKVLDVNKADTDELFGLAKKMPSDLLAHVDTGMIKMIRSRRNGEETPAHESSTLQRRIAESEASDNQGTRLKEQLPRRQEDFFRAIVENSPDGIVILGSELEVLYENPSISRILGYESGEFIGKDTFGVIHPEDMPRVASRLTKMIQNREDTGSHAQCHVMHKDGTWRVVDAVANNLLHNPTVKGIIVVVHKISRHSLDGRAWAEELAASAVAKKYRLTESEYRVLTRVAEGKSNPQIAEQLVISSSTVRFHVTSILRKMGVTSRTEAAAIAIRRHLID